The Littorina saxatilis isolate snail1 linkage group LG1, US_GU_Lsax_2.0, whole genome shotgun sequence nucleotide sequence CAGGGCAGGATGATAACTGCACAAATTTGGGACCTAAATGTTTCTGGATATTGACTTAGAACACAAAACTAAAAGAAGTCTGATATTTATGGGTTGGAAATAGTCTGTTaattttctgcttttttttcagTAAAAGTTGTTTTGCTCTTCTAGATTATATAATGTACAGAGAAAGGTTTGCATGTTTAGTACAGGATGACTCAATCTTCAGACAGGATCAGTTCAGTTTGGGCAGTGTTTGTGGAAATGCACTACAAACAATTGTCATGCAAGTCCTCTGTTGCAGTCTCCGGTACGCTGATTCATAAAACCCTGGCATATTGACACATTTTCTTGGCAGATGACTTGATATCAATTTTGCTTTTGTTGGCAGGCTCCACCCAAAGGTCCCATCCAGCCTTATAACCCATCTTACTTCGATGAGTTTGCTGCCCCAGAGTATGGTGGCTTCATCTCCTCGGAGTCTCGCAGCAGCAAGGGCTTGCCTCGTGGCTCCGTGGCCCCCATACCCCCCATGAGGGGCGGAATGAGAGGTGGCAGGTAGGCAGTCTTCCTcactctgtttctctgtgtatgCATGAAAGGAATCATGTGCCAAATGTACACAATCATATTTTTTGCGTTTTATTTTTTGTGGAaggctgttgtttttttactgCTGATTGTCATATATTTTCACATTGATGGTAAAACTGTTGTAAACTGGTAACTTTTGAAGCTGCTTCTAGATGTTTTTATATTGATCTGGTAACCTTGATGACTTGTTTTAATGAGACTACTACCTAACCGATTATTTGATAAAAGACAGACTATCTCTGTAGAAAAATAATAAATGTGATAGGTTGAATTTCTCTGTGCTAAATCTTCACTGTGCATGGCTAACAAGAGAAAACCTTACTATGTTACAGAATGGGAGGCATGGATGACTTTGGCATGGGCATGGGCGGCGGTGGTTTTGGCGGGGGTGGCATGCGTGGAGGCCGTGGCAACTTTGGAGGTCGTGGAGGAATGGGCAACATGCGTGGTGGTATGGGAGGAATGGGAGGAGGCATGGGCGGAGGATTTGGAGGAATGGGTGACGGAGGAATGGGAGACAGCATGGGCGGCATGGGAGGTCGTGGCGGCTTTGGCGGCCGTGGGGGCATGAGGTGAGTTGGTCGACATTCAACATGTCAAATTAAATAGAAAGGAGGCTTTGGTTGATGTTAAAGGGAGAaacaagacagaaagaaaaggaCAGGAGAGATTGTGATGGTGTTAGAAAATCTATTTTGTAATTGGGCATTTTTGTGTGATGCTGTATTTATGTTGCTATGATTTTGTGCATATTGGTTTGAGACTGGTGTATTTGCTCTTAATTAGAGTAGTATAGATccttttattgagtcacttgagaaaaagtgactctatgtaatcggtcagtgttagtctgtccggccggccggccgtccgtagacaccaccttaacgttggacttttctcggaaactatcaaagcgatcgggctcatattttgtttagtcgtgacctccaatgacctctacactttaacgatggtttcgttgacctttgacctttttcaaggtcacaggtcagcgtcaaaggaaaaattagacattttatatctttgacaaagttcatcggatgtgattgaaactttgtaggattattctttacatcaaagtatttacatctgtagccttttacgaacgttatcagaaaaacaagggagataactagccttttctgttcggcaacacacaacttaacgttgggcttttctcggaaactataaaagtgaccgggctcaaattttatgtgaacgtgactcattgtgttgtgaatagcaatttcttcctgtccatctgatgcctcatataatattcagaactgcgaaagtgactcgatcgagcgtttgctcttcttgtataATAAAGTGCTACTGCTAGTGACATTCTTTTTTTGGTTGGAATTTTATTTCTCAATTAACATTTTCTGTACATTTCTGTTTTCAGAGGTGGAAACATGAGCAGCGGAATGAGGGGAGGTAAGAATTGTCATTCACTTTGTTGGAATGAaccttttgatttttttttcttttcactcGCTGTGAGGGGCATTCTTTTTGTAAATATTTGTCCTCAGAATTTTTTACTAATATAAATGGGGAAAGGACACTTCTCTAATAAAACGGTGTGCAAATAAGGGGAGGAGCGTTCATATCCCTCAGTATTTATGTGCCTTTATATACTTGCTTTTTTTGTAGTGAATCGGGGTTTTGATTATACTGATTGAGTGTCTTTTGCACTGTGCACACGTTGTGGTCACCTCAGCTAATTTCTCCAGCACAAATAGTGATGCAAGGCTTATTTGTTCAACAGCTTGTATCCTTGAAGGTTCCAGATGACTTATCCAGCCTTTGTGTTTGTTCTAACAGGCAGCCTGTTGGGAAGTGGTGGCAGCTTTGGAGGCGGCAACGACCACAGCAGTGGCATGCTGCAGAACTTCAGCGGTGACTCCGTACGTACACTCTTCCTCTGTCGACGCAATAGCTGGTGCATCATACTGTATCCACTGATCATCCTACTGATTATCAGCGTTAATTTTATGTTTGTGTAATCTTGATGTATTTCATAGATGACTTTTTAAAGAGTCTAAGGCTCAGGGAACAAACTGTAACATAACTTTTGACTGTATTTTTGCTGTATTCACTATTGTATTACTTAGTGGCTTGTAGTGACTCGAGAgttatgtgtgtacttttgATAGTTATGTGTGTACTTGTGTACTTTTGATAgttatgtgtgtacttttgATAGTTATGTGTGTACTTGTTGGTGTGCAGACCAACATCAGCGGCGGCCAGGGCATGTCCTTTGGCGAGGACGGCACAGAAACCACGCAGGTCACCATCCCCAAAGATGTGAGTTCTCTGCACTTGCTCAGCGCTTTTCAATGAGAGAGGCCATTGATATCATCTCTCTggaaggggcggggatgtagctcagtcggtagcgcgctggatttgtatccagttggccgctgtcagcgtgagttcgtccccacgttcggcgagagatttatttctcagagtcaactttgtgtgcagactctccttggtgtccgaacacccccgtgtgtacacgcaaacacaagaccaagtgcgcacgaaaaagatcctgtaatccatgtcagagttgggtgggttatagaaacacgaaaatacccagcatgcttcctccgaaaacggcgtatggctgcctaaatggcggggaaaaaacggtcatacacgtaaaattccactcgtgcaaaaaacacgagtgtacgtgggagtttcagcccacgaacgcagaagaagaatctcTCTGGAAAATCCCCAACCTACCCTACCCAAAATTGGATATTTCAGTTCTTCTAAGATCTATTTCTCCCtcgatttgtttttattttttatttacgaggatttatatcgcgcacgtatctcaccacacaaggcgactcaaggcgcatgttacctattaatagTAATGAATTAACCTTCATTGTGAGACTTCATGAATTCATTTTCTGAGATATTTTGAGATCATAAATCATAGAGACTACTAAATTAAAATATGGACATCTTCCTCTGTGTTTCTGATTTATGTCGTCAGGATGAAATAAGAAGCGTGAATCTCAAGTTAGCAATCTGTTTGAATAAtcaaattacatattcttacccaattctcataaatgcattgacttcaatctcacatgctagatgtcgaaaaactactcaaattacctgcccttgcaagggtggtaaccaagctaaaaacagacgccatagccgttgctatgccctgtcccacctggttacccataacccaccacgtgagcgccggcatccggaataatcattctTGACTTTCGACGACACACGTCAGACGTGCGGAATTCGTCTGCTCACTTGGCTTTCCCTAGCCCTTGTCTTTGTGACGTTATGGGCTTGGGGGGGGCCTTAACCTGTTCGCCTTTCTTTTGGTTAGACCTGCtctttttattgaattgaatggTTGTTTGTTAGCTGCTTGTTTATAGCCGCTTCAGAAATTTACTTTTCTGGTGGACTACGATTTCAGCCATTTCAAGATGGCCGGTTGCTAGCAGTAACTTAGGGCTGGGCAGGAAGTGAATAAGGCTGTTAGCCCTTTTTAGAAACCTCTGTGCGGGTCGTTCGACCCTTCGAGTAGTACTGCTTTTGTAGTAGCTGTACGTGCGGATAAGGTTTCGTTTTTTCTTCCCAGCCCTCCTCTCCTCTTAAGGAGAACCAGtcagtgtcttccactttcggGGGACTTAACGATGAAATATGTGTTTATTTCTCAGCTGTTTCAGGCACGATCGGCCCGCCCACTGTGGCGGCGTACTCCTTGGCAGCTTCGCATCGTGGTctggtgcaaatggccagttcagttcagcccttttttgcctctggtggctctgggttgttcgcgagcacCCTCTCCTTTCGGGAGGGGGGGGCCTGCTCCCTACCTGCCTCTGACCACTCTGATTACCTCCGGTATTTCTCAGTGTGTTGGGGGATGGGGGTGTTCCTGCTTCGCACCGTGGTctggtgcaaatggccagttcggtTCAACCCTTTCTGTCTCTGGTAGTACTGGGTTGTTCACGAGCACTCTCTCCGTTGGGAGAGGGGGCCTGCTCCCCACCTGTCTCTGTCCGCTCTCCTTGGTTTTAGCACAGCTGAGTCAGGCATGCAGCCCCCTTACCGTTTGGAAGTGGGAGTGGGGGGGCACGGTAAGTCACAGCCTGGGCTGGTTCCCACTCTGCCTCAATGGGTACAGGGGGGCTGTGTCAGTGGCCCACCATTTCCCGCCCTCAGCGCAGGATCGGGTGGGGGCTGTGACGGCGGCCCACCCTTCCCCGCCCTCTGGGCGGGATCGGGTGGGCGCTGTTGCACTGTCTTCTCAGTCTATGCCTCTATTGTCCTTGCCCGGCAGCTTACTTTTTCCCGAATGAGGTGTCGGATTCAGAGCAGGGTGTCTGTCTTCCGCGGATGACTTTGGGTTTACACGGGCTTTCTCGCAATCGTTTCGATTTGCCGAGTCTCCGGTGATTGCCTTACCACATGTCGCAGCTCTTGGCTTGACCCGCACCTCAGGGTAGTGGTCTTCAGCCTACACCTTTCCCGCTGCTTCATGCGCATGGTCCTGCTCCTCCTTCTGCTAGCCAGTGGCTGGCTTCTGGGTTTCAGGCTGCTTCGTTCTCACTTTTAGTGCGGAAGAAGATAGGTTGGAATGTCAAGTCTTAGTATCTGATTCAGACATTCTCGTTGCCAGGGGCTAGTTTTTCCGCTCCCCTGGAACTAGTCTTCTGGCTTCACAAATAGACCACAGGGAACGTGGGGTTTCGTGATgttactcctccctctcctctctggaggaggTGGGACGGCATGATCTAGAGTTAATCTGCTTTTGCTGAGACTCTCCTCTGTGCTCTCATACGAGCCATCTTATCCTCCCTGGACTCTTTTTGGTTTCGGGAGGATGCCTCGGATAGGGCCGTAGCCATGCTGCTGGCAGCTCTGGCTAGGGTCATCACCGAGCAGATGAGTTCGTCAGTGATGTTCTATGCCCACACTGTCTTCACCaggtgtgatctccttcttttTCAAGGGGTTGGATTTCACACCGGTTACAGGAAGCAAGGGTCAGGCTTTTTTTCGGGGTTTTGTTAAAGCCTACTCAGAAGCCTCAGTCTTGCCCTTCCTTCATGGACAAGTAGCAGCGCATTGATGCGCTCCCAGTCACAAAGTGGGTGTTTTGTTCAGTGTCTCCTCCCTCTCCGGAGGAGGTGGGACAGCATGGGCTAGAGGTAtcagctttggctgagattTTCCTCTGTGCTCTCACACGAGCCTTCCTTATGCGTTCCTGCAGACAGGAAGTGGCTCCGTTTCTGGAGAGCTATTCGTCTCTGGACGACCTCGGGGACTGGTTGATCTTTTATCAGAGTCAATCAGCTTGCCAGCTGCACTTTCAGATGGTGTTGAACCAGGCTTTTTGCCTGGCGTTCTCAGTGAACCAGGCAAAATCCGAGCTGTCCCCATCCAAGGTTTTTTACCTGGGCATGCCGTTCGACACTGTCTCTTGGAAGGTTAGTCCTTCACAGGAGAGAATAGAGAGGCTTTAGGCTCTTATCACTGCCAGACTGGCACGAGAGCAGACCTCTGCGAGGTCCTTAGCCTTGATCCTCGGTCAGACGGAATCGATGGCTATGCTGGCCCtctagtctttcctcaagtCTCTTTGGGACTCGGCCTCACAGGTCTGGGACAAGAGGGTCCTCCTCCAGGGTGGGTTCCTCCACGCGAGTAGGTGGCTGGAATCCAATTGGATCGCTCAGGGCGTTTTCCCTAGCTTTGTTCCCCCCCGGACTTCGACCACTTCATGGATGCGTCTCTGTCTGGACGGGAGCCTACATTGGCAATTGTAGTCTTGAGGCTGTGGATATAGACTCAACTCCTTGGGCATCTCTATTGCCTGGAGTTAGGAGCTGTAGCTCTCAGTCTACTAGCCTTTCTTTTTGGCTATATACAGGCATGTCCGGTTGCATACGGACAATACTTCTGTTGCTTCCTATGTGAACTAGCAGGAAGGAGTAagttctcactccctgtcagacagagttTACGGGATTCTGATTTGGTTTCTTTCACACTAAATCAATTTCTCAGGGGAATATCTCCCCGGCCGGCTCTATAATCTGGCCGACTCGCTCAGCAGGACCTCTCAGGGCTTGCACACGGGTTGGTCCATCTGCATACGGGGCTGGAGGTTGTGCTGTTTGTGTTACAGATCGTGGGTTTTGACTCTGGTCTTGGTGCATAAAGCACATAGGTCCTCCACTTTCCCTGTGTATGCCCCTCATTGGCCTCCTTGGCCAATTGGCGTATAGAGCgggggtgcaactccttagcgcccTTCTCTCAAGCCAGGTGGTTAATCacctctgtttctttttggctcTGGGCAGCTTGGCCTCTTCTTGGAGGTTCCGGCGTCTCGGCTATCTCAGCTACTTTGGaacaaataggcctctcttCTGATGTTCATGGCGCTCTTGCGTGCATGATCAAAGGACCTTGTTGTAAGAGGTTTAGAGGCGTCCCCTTGTTTAACGCGTAGGACTTTGTTCTTcttactctgggcctcagcccCGAAGGGCAGTGAGGCACATGCGTTTTTTGGGTTTACCGGAGGATGTAGCCTTGGAGCTTTTGGTTCCGTTTTTTCATGGTTTTTCGGCCAGATTTCCTTGAatcagaaacctggtcaatcTCCTCTGGTGTTTTATTCCCTCCTCTCGGGAGGATTCTCGCTCTGGGCGATTtggattttctaactgtctggttagaGTTTTAAAATCCTTTTTTGATTTGCGCTCAGTCATTTGGAACTAAGAGCTAAAAGCTCATGTTCTTATCTCTTTACACTATAGGTGAAAGATGCTTCTCTTAATTGACTCTCACAAGAGGTGTTGCTACTTTCATAGGACAGTCCTATGAGTGGTGGCTTTTTGaacacaaggggggggggggggggggggcgttcagtcctccctctGTTCCTTTACATTGTTCAGGAGTCCAGAGCCTTGGGGTTCTTCTCTTGCTGGTGGTGTTCCTGTCGCCAATGCGAAGTTTTGCCAACAGTTTTTTGGAGGTCTGATGATGTGTTCATTAATTTTTTACCTCCTGGACATCTCTTGCTCTAAACTTGATGGGGCAATTTCCTTGCCCTTGTTAGTTTCTGCAGGACAGGCTCTCTCACGGACATAAGTAAGTTCCCTCCGCCTTTAGGAGCAATCTGCATTTATGAGCATTGGGTAAGattatgtaatttaatggaaaatttcaatagtaaattttcatttgattaactCATTCAAGGCgcgtctaaatttcccctgtgttccctgccagcgcgcgatttagagccattttgaaaaaattattaaaaatcaacaacacaagataaccttacatacctttatgtttttgcaaagtttggaatttactcttttagaaaatatatgaaacatttgaaagtacataccttttgttgtcttcatatccaggcaaaatatccaatttgaagcacacaaaaaaaacttttttgttCTTGAATGAAACACCAGTAACTCACTGTTGCAGTACTTTTTCTCACAAAATCAAGCTGATATGCACTGTTTCAAATGTCAAGAGTGTTGCTGGtgaatcagaaacaaaaatTACTGTTAAATAGACTTGAACTGGTGAGTGTCAAGCATAATCGAGGCGCGTCTAAATTGTTAAATTTCCTTGTGTTCCCTCAATTCGCACGATTTTGacccatttttaaaaaaataataaaaatcaacaacacaaaataaccttaatttttgcaaagtttgaaacttgctcttttataaaatatatgaaacatttgaaagaacataccttttgttgtcttcacatcCAGTCAAACTACTTCTTTGAAGCAAAAGACAAAcgactttctacgtcatgggttcatcatacacaatgtcatgatcgacactttcattgcccgaatcatcacccaaatgatcgtccattggcacaaactcgtcaccagaatctaaaatatcatctgcACTATCATCATTActaaggtcaagatcagaaccgtactgaataacaagttctagcactcttttcaagttactacgtcttgtcagcagaacgatccgccatcttggaaaagtcaaaacatgtgggtcgcacaccgtcaacaaaatcaaattaatcccaacaactgaagggaaggaactgtttacagtgaatggttccgctgtagacagatagaagttcattgcaggggttgtttcccttggtcagcaggaccgtatacaccgttaaaaattcgtgatatccgtcggaagtCAAGTACTGGCACGcggccaacgctaaacacaggtgtcggaattccacacacagcgaatgagttaatatacttacccaattctcatagttaataccctcccatccatccccgctacttAATTTCCTAAGGGTTTTTAgaagtctcgaatgattattccggatgccggcgctcacgtggtgcgcggtgggttatgggtaaccaggtgggacagggcatagcaacggctatggcgcgTCTggttttagcttggttaccacccttgcaagggcaggtaatttgagtagtttttctacatctagcatgtgagattgaagtcaatgcatttatgagaattgggtaagtatattaatcaaatgaaaatttactattgaaattttccattttccaTTTAATGTCATTTATTTGTTGGACAGTGACTCTTTTTggctcacctgagtaattggtaAGCCTTAGTATTTGTCTGTATTAATGGCCAGCAATTACAAATTAAAACAATGTTTTACTACAGATGGCTGGTGCAATCATTGGCAAGGGAGGTGCACGCATCACTGAGATTCGACGACGCTCTGGCGCTCAGATTGTGATCGACGAGGCGTTACCTGGGTCCAATGAACGCATCATCAGCATCACAGGCAACCAGGAACAAATCCAGAATGCACAATACATGttgcaactcaggtttgtacaCTGCTGCTCTGTACCTAGAGAATAAGAAAGCAGAGCTACAGCTATCAGTGGCCTATATGGTTCTGTGTTaggttttcttttcatttcattttgttttttaaactgttttatttgtatgtgcttttctgTTGAATCAATTGTTAtcagtttgttttcattttcagtTTTTGTTCCTGTTGTGAATTGTATTGAAGTTATCATGATTTCTGTAGCACATTTTCACTGCTGAATTTCTTTTGTAGTATTAGCACGGCTGTTAACTTTTCAGTTTTCCTTTTCAACTGTtagtttaatctgttactttCTAAATTCcagcattaaattacatatcttacccaactcacatatagcaattaaccctagttcagtgctggtaacgctgtacgcgtccccttggtaacaaggaaggcgcctctaaaaaaagagtgacatgagacccgtaagggtgtctaagccagcccggaaacgagactgccttccgtatgcgcgcgcatacaccgccATATGCAATTCATTCCAAAGCTCAGCGCCAGTGAGACTGGTCGCATTTGAtgtacgctccggctgtttCAGCCGTTTTGACTTagtcttttgactttgttgttCCTCTTGGTATCTTCTTGCATCTGGACTTCTCTACTGCTGTTGGGGTGAGGTCGTTCTtgtttattcttgattttggcaGCGTTGTTGGCCGCTTTTTGGACTTGCAAATTTTTTCGTGAGTCTTTGTTGTGTCATGGCCGACAATGCCAAGAAGAGGTGTACGCCTAAAAGGTAGCTGCTGCGCCCACTTCTTCTAAAGAATCTTCTAGGAAGACTAAACAATCCGTTTCTGGTGAAGATACTCTTGCAAAAAATCTTTTGATGTGTTCGTTGATTTGCCCGCTAAGCCGGTAGACAAGACAGCGGCCATTTTGTCGGCTAAGCCGGTTGACAAGACCGCTCACGTGAATAAACCTGCTAAGGGGGATTCTCCCCCTGTGGTGCCGGGGTTGGCATCCGCTGATGTTGCTGCTTTGTTGTTATCTCTTAGTTCGCAGGTGTCTACTTTAGCGGCCGAGATTACTTCGACGAGAGCGGAGCTTCGTTCTCTTCCCTCGGGTGTGGCTGGCGTCTCTTCGCTTGCCAGCGTTCGCTCGTCTCCTGCCACTACAGTCACGAGAGCGGAGGTGCATGCCTCTCAGGATGAGGAGATTGTGCCGTGTCCGCTTTTGGGTTCGCATTCCGGCGTTCCGTCTCGTACACAAGGTATGTCTGCTGAGTTagtaaccgggttctccggccaaaacTCGGCACGTGGTCAGGAGCGAGTAGCCTCAGGCGCATGGCGGCCGGGCGAAAGTTCTTATCTCTCGGCTGACTCAACCCGCTTTGGCGGCCTTTCAGTGGGGAGTAAGAGCCCTGGTACACGTAAGGAAGTTCCACTGCACTCTGCTCAGTCTGGGGACGGGGGCGAGTGTGTGTGGCTTCCGACCCCGCCCTCTGGGCGGGGGGTAGACAGTAAAGCTGGTTCTCTGCTAGACAATGGTGTCAGTACGGGAGTCAGCTTTCGGATTGCATGGTAGTGCAAGACGACTGGTTTACTGTGTGCAAAGCTAGGTGGTGCTTGGATCGACCAGGAGTGTCTTTCTGGgtgtcaccttcctgattgcgattgcgagcatgaaggagaggttaacgagggtgcgtccacggtggtggacgactcccagcttacttgccgttcaagttgtccagcgcagtgacgtgggcagcggaaaacggcatttaggcACTGTGTGCGAAACTAGGTGGTGCTTGGATCGACCAGGAGTGTCTTTCTGGgtgtcaccttcctgattgcgattgcgagcatgaaggagagGTTAACGAGGGGGCGTCCACGGTGGTGGACGACtcccagcttacttgccgttcaagttgtccagcgcagtgacgtgggcagcggaaaacggcatttaggtaTTGTGGAAGTTGGTGATTCTGGGATCGACCGCG carries:
- the LOC138973669 gene encoding heterogeneous nuclear ribonucleoprotein K-like isoform X4, which translates into the protein MKRPLDEEETMGGNDGDPPKRRRGEGPRVEFRILLQSKNAGAIIGKGGANIKRLRTDFKASVTVPDSNGPERVLTVSAELGTVLEVLLDVIPSLEDTVTQTGALQYKNKHGEFDCELRMIVHQSQAGCIIGRAGFKVKELREKTGAGIKVYSTCCPNSTDRIVGITGKRKVVVGCVEEIIELLQSAPPKGPIQPYNPSYFDEFAAPEYGGFISSESRSSKGLPRGSVAPIPPMRGGMRGGRMGGMDDFGMGMGGGGFGGGGMRGGRGNFGGRGGMGNMRGGMGGMGGGMGGGFGGMGDGGMGDSMGGMGGRGGFGGRGGMRGGNMSSGMRGGSLLGSGGSFGGGNDHSSGMLQNFSGDSTNISGGQGMSFGEDGTETTQVTIPKDMAGAIIGKGGARITEIRRRSGAQIVIDEALPGSNERIISITGNQEQIQNAQYMLQLSVKQQSEGGNY
- the LOC138973669 gene encoding heterogeneous nuclear ribonucleoprotein K-like isoform X1, with amino-acid sequence MADHDDMDSVEGRMKRPLDEEETMGGNDGDPPKRRRGEGPRVEFRILLQSKNAGAIIGKGGANIKRLRTDFKASVTVPDSNGPERVLTVSAELGTVLEVLLDVIPSLEDTVTQTGALQYKNKHGEFDCELRMIVHQSQAGCIIGRAGFKVKELREKTGAGIKVYSTCCPNSTDRIVGITGKRKVVVGCVEEIIELLQSAPPKGPIQPYNPSYFDEFAAPEYGGFISSESRSSKGLPRGSVAPIPPMRGGMRGGRMGGMDDFGMGMGGGGFGGGGMRGGRGNFGGRGGMGNMRGGMGGMGGGMGGGFGGMGDGGMGDSMGGMGGRGGFGGRGGMRGGNMSSGMRGGSLLGSGGSFGGGNDHSSGMLQNFSGDSTNISGGQGMSFGEDGTETTQVTIPKDMAGAIIGKGGARITEIRRRSGAQIVIDEALPGSNERIISITGNQEQIQNAQYMLQLSVKQQSEGGNY
- the LOC138973669 gene encoding heterogeneous nuclear ribonucleoprotein K-like isoform X2, giving the protein MADHDDMDSVEGRMKRPLDEEETMGGNDGDPPKRRRGEGPRVEFRILLQSKNAGAIIGKGGANIKRLRTDFKASVTVPDSNGPERVLTVSAELGTVLEVLLDVIPSLEDTGALQYKNKHGEFDCELRMIVHQSQAGCIIGRAGFKVKELREKTGAGIKVYSTCCPNSTDRIVGITGKRKVVVGCVEEIIELLQSAPPKGPIQPYNPSYFDEFAAPEYGGFISSESRSSKGLPRGSVAPIPPMRGGMRGGRMGGMDDFGMGMGGGGFGGGGMRGGRGNFGGRGGMGNMRGGMGGMGGGMGGGFGGMGDGGMGDSMGGMGGRGGFGGRGGMRGGNMSSGMRGGSLLGSGGSFGGGNDHSSGMLQNFSGDSTNISGGQGMSFGEDGTETTQVTIPKDMAGAIIGKGGARITEIRRRSGAQIVIDEALPGSNERIISITGNQEQIQNAQYMLQLSVKQQSEGGNY
- the LOC138973669 gene encoding heterogeneous nuclear ribonucleoprotein K-like isoform X3 — translated: MADHDDMDSVEGRMKRPLDEEETMGGNDGDPPKRRRGEGPRVEFRILLQSKNAGAIIGKGGANIKRLRTDFKASVTVPDSNGPERVLTVSAELGTVLEVLLDVIPSLEDYKNKHGEFDCELRMIVHQSQAGCIIGRAGFKVKELREKTGAGIKVYSTCCPNSTDRIVGITGKRKVVVGCVEEIIELLQSAPPKGPIQPYNPSYFDEFAAPEYGGFISSESRSSKGLPRGSVAPIPPMRGGMRGGRMGGMDDFGMGMGGGGFGGGGMRGGRGNFGGRGGMGNMRGGMGGMGGGMGGGFGGMGDGGMGDSMGGMGGRGGFGGRGGMRGGNMSSGMRGGSLLGSGGSFGGGNDHSSGMLQNFSGDSTNISGGQGMSFGEDGTETTQVTIPKDMAGAIIGKGGARITEIRRRSGAQIVIDEALPGSNERIISITGNQEQIQNAQYMLQLSVKQQSEGGNY